A stretch of the Xiphophorus couchianus chromosome 15, X_couchianus-1.0, whole genome shotgun sequence genome encodes the following:
- the bub1ba gene encoding mitotic checkpoint serine/threonine-protein kinase BUB1 beta isoform X1, whose product MEGLSVSSQSANQSMVQVNVEAGLQDGGGASQWSTYCKEDLMRGGEELSFEELRAKRYYQQTEKEIEEKMRHLKQQKEELSQELEEKKSLLLKKSQEISNVDQPAAAPFKILDESGSEEFAGKSGPSSDELPDDVFLRPDEKGLCVRVQFPTKPNQNQQQNRPPDQAGGSYVFGLISGQPSWTERDLRAEPDLGSQENVSQPKKQLSPIEEISVEAASLPSPGELSGGNSSPLDQNQEQHQDLEKNQDQNQYKEQNQEHNRHKEQNRHKEQNQEQNRYKEQNQEQNRYKEQNQEQNRHKEQNQEDLSRSHAVDPCDPEVRRQLLDIFDITSSPNVHPEQRPLPAVEACSVLDLGGDTFFIRSRLLDRGSVSIFRAAAENQSVFIKVERCSAPWDFYLFTRLKENLPSADRAALISCFLFEDGCVTVYRLPADHQLTVLADCGPDPACVGVKAVRLLELVLQLHRCSLLHAGLQPGILASCGAAASRDWLFPLDWSSSLDLDLQKDVRSVQQVPSAQAYLRLGLLQPADPPHTVDLVGVAETIYFLLTNSEMKPEKLGSSWTVEHDVFTSTWRKFFCSLLNAGGRSSVSVLSELKDELSKLYL is encoded by the exons ATGGAAGGATTGTCGGTCAGCTCTCA atcagccaatcagagcatgGTGCAGGTGAACGTGGAGGCGGGGCTTCAGGATGGGGGCGGGGCCAGCCAGTGGAGCACTTACTGTAAAGAGGACCTGATGAGAGGAGGGGAGGAGCTGTCCTTTGAGGAGCTGCGGGCCAAAAGATACTACCAGCAGACAGAGAAGGAGATAGAAG AGAAGATGAGACACCTGAAGCAGCAGAAGGAGGAGCTGAgtcaggagctggaggagaagaagagccTGCTGCTCAAAAAGTCCCAAGAG ATCAGCAACGTGGatcaacctgctgctgctcccttcAAAATACTGGATGAGTCTGGTTCCGAAGAGTTCGCCGG GAAGTCGGGTCCGTCCTCAGACGAGCTGCCAGATGACGTCTTCCTGCGACCCGATGAGAAGGGGCTCTGTGTGAGGGTCCAGTTTCCAACAAaacccaatcagaaccagcagcagaaccggCCACCAG ATCAGGCTGGTGGTTCTTATGTGTTCGGTCTGATCTCAGGTCAGCCGAGTTGGACCGAGCGGGACCTCCGGGCCGAGCCGGACCTTGGTTCTCAGGAAAACGTCTCTCAGCCCAAAAAGCAGCTGAGCCCCATAGAGGAGATCAGTGTGGAAGCAGCATCCCTCCCTTCTCCTGGAGAACTGTCTGGGGGGAACTCCAGTccactggaccagaaccaggagcagCACCAGGACCTGGAgaagaaccaggaccagaaccagtaTAAGGAGCAGAACCAGGAGCACAACCGGCATAAGGAGCAGAACCGGCATAAGGAGCAGAACCAGGAGCAGAACCGGTATAAGGAGCAGAACCAGGAGCAGAACCGGTATAAGGAGCAGAACCAGGAGCAGAACCGGCATAAGgagcagaaccaggaggatCTCAGTCGGTCTCATG CTGTGGATCCCTGCGACCCGGAAGTCCGTAGACAGCTGTTGGATATTTTTGACATCACTTCCTCTCCAAACGTTCACCCGGAGCAGCGCCCCCTACCTGCTGTTGAGGCGTGCAGCGTTCTGGACCTCG GGGGCGACACATTCTTCATTCGAAGCAGACTTTTGGACAGAGGCAGCGTCTCCATCTtcagagcagctgcagagaaTCAGTCTGTGTTTATAAAG gtGGAGCGCTGCTCGGCCCCCTGGGATTTCTACCTGTTCACCCGCCTGAAGGAGAACTTGCCGTCTGCTGACAGAGCTGCTCTGatcagctgcttcctgtttgagGACGGCTGCGTCACCGTCTACAGGCTGCCTGCAGACCACCAGCTCACT GTGTTGGCGGACTGCGGCCCGGATCCGGCGTGTGTTGGCGTGAAAGCCGTCAGGCTGCTGGAGCTGGTGCTGCAGCTGCATCGCTGCAGCCTGCTGCATGCGGGGCTGCAGCCCGGCATCCTGGCCTCCTGCGGCGCCGCGGCGTCCCGGGACTGGCTCTTCCCGCTGGACTGGTCGTCCTCGCTGGACCTGGATCTGCAGAAAGACGTCCGGTCCGTCCAGCAGGTCCCGTCCGCTCAGGCCTACCTCAGGCTGGGTCTGCTGCAGCCCGCCGACCCGCCTCACACC GTGGACCTGGTGGGCGTGGCTGAAACTATCTACTTCCTGTTGACCAACAGCGAGATGAAGCCAGAGAAACTCGGCAGCAGCTGGACAGTGGAGCA cGACGTCTTCACGTCGACCTGGCGAAAGTTTTTCTGTTCGCTGCTGAACGCCGGCGGTCGCTCTTCCGTCTCCGTCCTGTCGGAGCTGAAGGACGAGCTTTCCAAGCTTTATCTGTGA
- the LOC114158159 gene encoding kunitz-type protease inhibitor 1-like — MFRFCTSSLLLLVLLGGARRGAAEQCDSGGDEFVSGSENFVLDAKDAVEDGADLLDTQVVSVDEECETLCCQDSRCNLALLEPRDGEEEDTRNCFLFNCVHKNRFVCQFVNQDGYKSYIRRSMYRRYLEAPGEVAPPIANAGPDVVLQPGENVTLNGSESVALHRAKISDYKWSQQSGDQNLKLEKTNYDDQVRLSNLQPGSYVLKLTVTDSKGKSGHDTVTIKVLTPELSSSYCLAPLKTGPCRAAFPRWYYNTTTRSCEKFTYGGCLPNKNNFLFNEECMSACRGVTVSSERSITVNSNKECGSQCRPDQLTCDDGCCLDRALECDGVNQCSDGSDEKLCNKLSQTFNRLLSVDVDDLQVQCVEPPRTGPCRAHFTRWYYNPKDRKCVRFIYGGCDGNGNNFENNNDCSETCDGVTESNMFSRGMFDRYGSDDEEKAANSGSVTLAVILAVGILALLAIVGYCFLRRRRKAPSRSAGPAHVALSEQDTLVYNSTTKPA; from the exons ATGTTCCGGTTCTGTacttcctctctgctgctgctggttctgcttgGCGGCgcgcggcgcggcgcggcgGAACAATGCGACAGCGGCGGCGACGAGTTCGTCTCCGGCAGTGAGAACTTCGTTCTGGACGCGAAGGACGCGGTGGAGGACGGCGCCGATCTGCTGGACACGCAGGTCGTGTCCGTGGATGAGGAGTGCGAGACGCTGTGCTGCCAGGACTCACGCTGCAACCTGGCGCTGCTGGAGCCGCGCGACGGGGAAGAGGAGGACACGCGCAATTGTTTCCTGTTTAACTGCGTCCATAAAAACCGTTTTGTGTGTCAGTTTGTGAACCAGGACGGATACAAGAGCTACATTAGGAGGAGCATGTACCGGAGATACCTGGAGGCACCAG GTGAGGTGGCTCCGCCCATCGCCAACGCCGGCCCTGACGTTGTCCTTCAGCCCGGAGAGAACGTCACGCTCAACGGCTCCGAGAGCGTGGCGCTGCACCGCGCCAAGATCTCTGACTACAAGTGGTCTCAGCAAAGCGGAGACCAGAACCTGAAGCTGGAG AAGACCAACTATGACGACCAGGTGAGGCTCTCCAACCTGCAGCCGGGCTCCTACGTCTTGAAGCTGACCGTCACAGACTCCAAGGGGAAGAGCGGCCATGACACGGTCACCATCAAGGTCCTCACCCCAGAGCTGTCCAGCT CGTACTGCCTGGCTCCGCTCAAGACCGGCCCGTGCCGCGCAGCGTTCCCTCGGTGGTATTACAACACAACGACGCGCAGCTGTGAGAAATTTACATACGGAGGCTGTTTACCCAACAAgaacaacttcctgtttaacGAAGAGTGTATGTCGGCCTGCAGAGGAGTCACAG TTTCCTCAGAAAGGAGCATCACTGTAAACTCCAATA aggaGTGCGGCTCACAGTGCCGCCCCGATCAGCTGACCTGTGATGACGGCTGCTGTTTGGACCGGGCTCTGGAGTGTGACGGTGTGAACCAATGCAGCGACGGCTCTGATGAAAAGCTCTGCAACAAAT TGAGCCAGACCTTCAACCGCCTGCTGAGCGTCGACGTCGACGACCTCCAGG ttcAATGCGTGGAGCCTCCTCGCACCGGCCCGTGTCGGGCGCACTTCACCCGCTGGTACTACAACCCTAAAGACAGGAAGTGCGTACGCTTCATCTACGGTGGCTGCGACGGAAACGGGAACAACTTTGAGAACAACAATGATTGCAGCGAGACCTGCGACGGAGTAACAG agagCAACATGTTTTCCAGGGGGATGTTTGATCGTTACGGGTCTGATGATGAGGAAAAAGCTGCGAATTCAG GCTCCGTCACTCTGGCTGTGATTCTGGCGGTGGGCATCTTGGCCCTGCTGGCCATCGTGGGGTACTGCTTCCTGCGGAGGCGCAGGAAGGCCCCCAGCCGGTCGGCGGGCCCCGCCCACGTGGCGCTGTCGGAGCAGGACACGCTCGTCTACAACAGCACCACCAAGCCTGCGTGa
- the bub1ba gene encoding mitotic checkpoint serine/threonine-protein kinase BUB1 beta isoform X2, which produces MEGLSVSSQSANQSMVQVNVEAGLQDGGGASQWSTYCKEDLMRGGEELSFEELRAKRYYQQTEKEIEEKMRHLKQQKEELSQELEEKKSLLLKKSQEISNVDQPAAAPFKILDESGSEEFAGKSGPSSDELPDDVFLRPDEKGLCVRVQFPTKPNQNQQQNRPPGQPSWTERDLRAEPDLGSQENVSQPKKQLSPIEEISVEAASLPSPGELSGGNSSPLDQNQEQHQDLEKNQDQNQYKEQNQEHNRHKEQNRHKEQNQEQNRYKEQNQEQNRYKEQNQEQNRHKEQNQEDLSRSHAVDPCDPEVRRQLLDIFDITSSPNVHPEQRPLPAVEACSVLDLGGDTFFIRSRLLDRGSVSIFRAAAENQSVFIKVERCSAPWDFYLFTRLKENLPSADRAALISCFLFEDGCVTVYRLPADHQLTVLADCGPDPACVGVKAVRLLELVLQLHRCSLLHAGLQPGILASCGAAASRDWLFPLDWSSSLDLDLQKDVRSVQQVPSAQAYLRLGLLQPADPPHTVDLVGVAETIYFLLTNSEMKPEKLGSSWTVEHDVFTSTWRKFFCSLLNAGGRSSVSVLSELKDELSKLYL; this is translated from the exons ATGGAAGGATTGTCGGTCAGCTCTCA atcagccaatcagagcatgGTGCAGGTGAACGTGGAGGCGGGGCTTCAGGATGGGGGCGGGGCCAGCCAGTGGAGCACTTACTGTAAAGAGGACCTGATGAGAGGAGGGGAGGAGCTGTCCTTTGAGGAGCTGCGGGCCAAAAGATACTACCAGCAGACAGAGAAGGAGATAGAAG AGAAGATGAGACACCTGAAGCAGCAGAAGGAGGAGCTGAgtcaggagctggaggagaagaagagccTGCTGCTCAAAAAGTCCCAAGAG ATCAGCAACGTGGatcaacctgctgctgctcccttcAAAATACTGGATGAGTCTGGTTCCGAAGAGTTCGCCGG GAAGTCGGGTCCGTCCTCAGACGAGCTGCCAGATGACGTCTTCCTGCGACCCGATGAGAAGGGGCTCTGTGTGAGGGTCCAGTTTCCAACAAaacccaatcagaaccagcagcagaaccggCCACCAG GTCAGCCGAGTTGGACCGAGCGGGACCTCCGGGCCGAGCCGGACCTTGGTTCTCAGGAAAACGTCTCTCAGCCCAAAAAGCAGCTGAGCCCCATAGAGGAGATCAGTGTGGAAGCAGCATCCCTCCCTTCTCCTGGAGAACTGTCTGGGGGGAACTCCAGTccactggaccagaaccaggagcagCACCAGGACCTGGAgaagaaccaggaccagaaccagtaTAAGGAGCAGAACCAGGAGCACAACCGGCATAAGGAGCAGAACCGGCATAAGGAGCAGAACCAGGAGCAGAACCGGTATAAGGAGCAGAACCAGGAGCAGAACCGGTATAAGGAGCAGAACCAGGAGCAGAACCGGCATAAGgagcagaaccaggaggatCTCAGTCGGTCTCATG CTGTGGATCCCTGCGACCCGGAAGTCCGTAGACAGCTGTTGGATATTTTTGACATCACTTCCTCTCCAAACGTTCACCCGGAGCAGCGCCCCCTACCTGCTGTTGAGGCGTGCAGCGTTCTGGACCTCG GGGGCGACACATTCTTCATTCGAAGCAGACTTTTGGACAGAGGCAGCGTCTCCATCTtcagagcagctgcagagaaTCAGTCTGTGTTTATAAAG gtGGAGCGCTGCTCGGCCCCCTGGGATTTCTACCTGTTCACCCGCCTGAAGGAGAACTTGCCGTCTGCTGACAGAGCTGCTCTGatcagctgcttcctgtttgagGACGGCTGCGTCACCGTCTACAGGCTGCCTGCAGACCACCAGCTCACT GTGTTGGCGGACTGCGGCCCGGATCCGGCGTGTGTTGGCGTGAAAGCCGTCAGGCTGCTGGAGCTGGTGCTGCAGCTGCATCGCTGCAGCCTGCTGCATGCGGGGCTGCAGCCCGGCATCCTGGCCTCCTGCGGCGCCGCGGCGTCCCGGGACTGGCTCTTCCCGCTGGACTGGTCGTCCTCGCTGGACCTGGATCTGCAGAAAGACGTCCGGTCCGTCCAGCAGGTCCCGTCCGCTCAGGCCTACCTCAGGCTGGGTCTGCTGCAGCCCGCCGACCCGCCTCACACC GTGGACCTGGTGGGCGTGGCTGAAACTATCTACTTCCTGTTGACCAACAGCGAGATGAAGCCAGAGAAACTCGGCAGCAGCTGGACAGTGGAGCA cGACGTCTTCACGTCGACCTGGCGAAAGTTTTTCTGTTCGCTGCTGAACGCCGGCGGTCGCTCTTCCGTCTCCGTCCTGTCGGAGCTGAAGGACGAGCTTTCCAAGCTTTATCTGTGA